The Lysobacter gummosus genome includes a region encoding these proteins:
- a CDS encoding peptidoglycan-binding domain-containing protein, producing the protein MTRRLVASTVLTESNGGDLGITNKQGYVGRYQAGAGWLAEAGYVDKHKLDAAMKHDGFDPEKTRGAEWKWASSGGMTRFLEDKSNWNQGLSLDQYKASPELQDKAFKTNSDQAYRQALKDGVLHADDKAETVAGFLKARHIAGYGGAKAAVTGGRVSRDANGTSNYDYLHDITRNRDGLNQLMARDPKTHARMDESRSEPAQANAMADGVLKHGERGQDVRALQETLAKLGYRDAQGHAPRADADYGDRTRETVQSFQRAHGLKDDGIAGPDTLQALKHAAQTPLLSNPAHPDHAMYKGALEGLEKMGPQAFKNRDELERTAATLAFEAKVSGLSKIDHVVPTANGAGLFAVQGGLDDPGHKRIHVSKSQAAEQPVEQSTFQAAQDAPQPAAPIPDNKPRIQSA; encoded by the coding sequence ATGACCCGACGTCTGGTTGCTTCCACGGTACTGACCGAGAGCAACGGCGGTGATTTAGGAATCACCAACAAACAAGGCTATGTCGGTCGCTACCAGGCGGGAGCCGGTTGGCTGGCCGAGGCCGGCTATGTCGACAAGCACAAGCTCGACGCTGCGATGAAACACGACGGCTTCGACCCCGAGAAAACCCGTGGGGCGGAGTGGAAGTGGGCGAGCAGCGGCGGCATGACGCGCTTCCTTGAAGACAAGTCGAACTGGAACCAGGGCCTGAGCCTGGACCAGTACAAGGCCTCGCCGGAACTGCAGGACAAAGCCTTCAAGACCAACAGTGACCAGGCCTACCGCCAGGCGCTGAAGGACGGCGTGCTGCATGCCGACGACAAGGCCGAGACCGTCGCCGGGTTCCTCAAGGCGCGCCACATCGCCGGCTACGGCGGCGCCAAGGCCGCGGTCACCGGCGGCCGCGTCAGCCGCGATGCCAACGGCACCAGCAACTACGATTACCTGCACGACATCACCCGCAATCGCGACGGCCTCAATCAGCTGATGGCGCGCGATCCGAAGACGCATGCGCGCATGGATGAGTCGCGCAGCGAACCGGCGCAGGCCAACGCGATGGCCGACGGCGTGCTCAAGCACGGCGAGCGCGGCCAGGACGTGCGTGCGTTGCAGGAAACCCTCGCCAAGCTCGGCTATCGCGACGCGCAAGGCCATGCGCCGCGCGCCGATGCCGACTACGGCGATCGCACCCGCGAAACGGTGCAGTCGTTCCAGCGTGCGCACGGGCTCAAGGACGACGGCATCGCCGGTCCGGACACGTTGCAGGCGCTCAAGCACGCGGCGCAGACGCCGTTGCTGTCCAATCCCGCGCATCCCGACCACGCGATGTACAAGGGCGCGCTCGAAGGCCTGGAAAAAATGGGCCCGCAGGCGTTCAAGAATCGCGACGAACTCGAACGCACCGCGGCGACGCTGGCGTTCGAGGCCAAGGTCAGCGGCCTGAGCAAGATCGATCATGTCGTTCCCACCGCCAACGGCGCAGGCCTGTTCGCGGTGCAGGGCGGCCTGGACGATCCAGGGCATAAGCGCATCCACGTCAGCAAGAGCCAGGCGGCCGAACAGCCGGTCGAGCAATCGACGTTCCAGGCCGCGCAGGACGCTCCGCAACCCGCCGCTCCCATCCCGGACAACAAGCCCCGAATCCAAAGCGCCTGA